One genomic region from Labeo rohita strain BAU-BD-2019 chromosome 7, IGBB_LRoh.1.0, whole genome shotgun sequence encodes:
- the kdm6ba gene encoding lysine-specific demethylase 6B, with protein MHHTAEQFTGCSTRDPFPLDGLNRGPWAPVGSRAWPPPSRCLPGVNQHQFLPHMPPSHMPGLNHPSKFLNNGPLHRGDKQDLSQALLPGLQRMPPAPPRPWEPTRTGQGYEPLPGDNHNRLHNGYNAGPPAHLTARANQLLKYGAPHPQLPAHGSRPMPPLPDMWTQPQSQQQPRGPHPHSGQLKRPGPPLGEHSVIQHTPAPSLHRPMEDCPSPNKRKKSSGSEQTPHSAMQRISGPPVHLNQQPSSNYPPPKPGFWNPVHKGGAPWNPNEHKSRPVDVQESAKSGIGSFPYKTPPLNPPTMSSSTIPNTRGYEESRGPPPQSHKTAQSPQSLGPPLQNPHIHHSTYSYPKSRSLAQTQGEPHGTTPQRRHDSGVRSLDNHAPPPPTSSSSPQADKECPAPSPANHTSVPYSHPQFQPHPGLVHSSPPASSQAQATVPQHNPHKPWRNQESRDFSARGDSQVAARLSQAPNRLAGGDQGPGTPQRVSPPQGLARKPVITPNLETPHPPCSLELYTSVGSIPAMSSAPSTTSSIPSTLSSWRTTDSSVLMSNPNHVSMIGQNVTHPGYQGVQPGVRTLPNPHRGAQSQIQSTLPHTGQGRPNYTPVSSSPSTLNSGLQRSGESVITSKTSNTLPQISSPLHITVNSALHPISSNSYNSASIQASSSVSQATTTVPAPVYPRSCLQSAAPSSQSIADALNKLDAELQGHMQAEERRRDQDEERKRNVERQDVETKPHGESAIKSLERLLSGTTAEPPPPRLSPANALSSVSPPSQNSPPYPWLSRGGVPPRLSGTAPNVTERSQPPPLTPQTEYAREKQRQREKWKSGAPSQNPIGNPSYPSESGLISPSDSHSHTMQLKPDPSKDVPMLKTSHDAEIIDSIPNPPPLREPPKLYQAFPKDVRSSCTTTSSLQKHMSSTGLGCLGSSARSCSGDSDGAQFEEETSELLPDGLANIMKMLDESIKKEEELYSGQSGERAVPEPPFSTNVAPVKSYLCAPDLMPALKQSPAEDYQPDGHASPPVLSRQGSLASPCSRTSSLEEEEEVLKVIPKPANPISMQSQESSLATTGTNYRHSDLAKLYGLPEMEKSECEDDEEEVDREDDTPSCSPPQRPHLHQTGVNSMFKNLASVLESQKYTYRGGPFGRPPPSALIGVKYSSSLSLEPDICRQQQSTSPTSGSSNHPGFSSPAQTPAISNSGQPHPLSPTDWASERNRGDKISQSDILGSDDDDEEEISEESTGEKDSGTVKNLLETRPKLTTISESSLAELGHSYEVNKHILPYKDHSKTESQETCKSDKEKDRHRDRDRERKHKRSSKKHEDRKERKKKHRERHDDASLSSSSSSSSSRRHRDGKSHKEKKSRQVLGNLDLQGKEFREKEQERDGDKKKRKEECSRPQSEGEEWARSKDKGTSSGRSSELPSASSALCSDDFQKLKALTDGPPKELKIRLIKVESGDRETFIASEVEERRIPLKEITIKNTASEIIRACKGARVKGKFKESYLLPAFSVKPVLTTELPIPREKLNPPTPSIYLESKRDAFSPVLLQFCTDSKNPITVIRGLAGSLRLNLGLFSTKSLVEANAEHAVEVRTQVQQPADENWDPSGTGQTWPCESSRSHTTIAKYAQYQASSFQESLQEEKGSDDEDDDEDEKSATNSENTTSNSSAPSFSSEQKAVGKIIKFGTNIDLSDPKRWKPQLQELQKLPAFMRVSSSGNMLSHVGHTILGMNTVQLYMKVPGCRTPGHQENNNFCSVNINIGPGDCEWFAVHDNYWEAISDFCEKHGVDYLTGSWWPVLDDLYRANIPVYRFIQRPGDLVWINAGTVHWVQAVGWCNNIAWNVGPVNSYQYQLALERFEWNEVKKAKSIVPMIHVSWNVARNVKITDPDTYKMIKHCLLQSIKHIQILRDQLVAAGKKISYQSRVKDEPAYYCNECDVEVFDLLFVTSENGSRKMYVVHCEDCARQRNPNLSNVVVLEQYRMEELMNVYDSFSLATSSSSR; from the exons ATGCATCACACAGCAGAACAGTTCACCGGGTGCAGCACACGGGACCCTTTTCCTCTGGACGGACTCAACCGGGGACCATGGGCTCCCGTGGGCAGCCGCGCCTGGCCACCTCCCTCCAG GTGCTTACCAGGTGTCAACCAGCACCAGTTCCTCCCCCACATGCCACCCAGTCACATGCCTGGGCTAAATCATCCTAGTAAATTCTTAAACAATGG TCCCTTACATCGAGGAGATAAGCAAGACCTGTCTCAGGCTTTGTTGCCAGGGTTACAAAGGATGCCCCCTGCTCCTCCCAGGCCTTGGGAACCAACCAGAACTGGCCAGGGATATGAGCCATTGCCTGGTGATAACCATAACCGACTGCACAATGGCTACAATGCAGGACCCCCTGCACACCTCACAGCTCGAGCCAATCAGCTACTGAAG TACGGTGCTCCTCATCCTCAGCTCCCAGCCCATGGCTCACGGCCCATGCCTCCATTACCTGATATGTGGACTCAACCTCAGAGTCAGCAGCAACCCAGAGGACCTCACCCTCATTCTGGACAGTTAAAACGGCCTGGGCCCCCTCTCGGAGAGCACTCTGTCATTCAGCATACCCCTGCTCCAAGTCTGCATCGGCCCATGGAGGACTGCCCCAGTCCAAACAAGAGAAAGAAGAGCTCTGGTTCTGAACAG ACTCCTCATTCAGCCATGCAGCGTATATCTGGGCCGCCTGTACATTTGAATCAGCAGCCATCCTCCAACTACCCCCCACCCAAACCTGGCTTTTGGAACCCAGTGCACAAAGGAGGAGCTCCCTGGAACCCGAATGAACACAAAAGCAGACCCGTCGATGTACAG GAGTCAGCTAAGTCAGGAATTGGAAGTTTCCCCTATAAAACGCCTCCCTTGAATCCACCAACCATGTCTTCATCCACCATTCCCAACACAAGAGGCTACGAAGAAAGCAGGGGTCCTCCACCACAGTCCCATAAAACTGCTCAGTCACCACAGTCTCTGGGACCACCTTTACAGAACCCTCACATCCACCATTCTACATACTCCTACCCCAAAAGCAGATCTTTAGCCCAGACCCAAGGGGAACCACATGGTACTACTCCACAAAGAAGACATGATTCTGGAGTGAGATCTTTGGATAACCATGCTCCACCACCACCTACATCCTCATCATCACCACAGGCAGATAAAGAGTGCCCTGCACCCTCACCAGCAAACCACACCTCTGTGCCTTACAGTCACCCCCAATTCCAGCCTCACCCAGGGCTGGTCCATTCCAGCCCACCAGCCAGCAGCCAGGCCCAGGCCACAGTACCTCAGCACAACCCCCATAAACCCTGGAGGAACCAG GAATCACGTGACTTTTCAGCAAGAGGGGATTCTCAGGTTGCCGCGCGCCTTTCTCAGGCACCGAATAGGCTTGCTGGGGGCGACCAAGGTCCAGGGACCCCCCAACGTGTGAGCCCTCCTCAGGGCCTTGCTCGAAAACCTGTCATTACACCAAACCTAGAAACTCCTCATCCACCTTGCTCTCTGGAACTATACACCAGTGTTGGAAGCATCCCTGCCATGAGCTCTGCACCCTCTACCACCTCCTCAATTCCCAGCACCCTGAGCAGCTGGAGAACAACAGATTCTTCAGTGCTCATGTCAAACCCAAACCATGTATCCATGATTGGTCAAAATGTAACACATCCAGGGTATCAGGGTGTCCAGCCTGGTGTTCGAACCCTTCCAAACCCACACAGAGGGGCACAGTCTCAGATTCAGTCCACTCTTCCCCACACAGGACAAGGCAGACCTAACTACACCCCAGTGTCCTCTTCTCCCTCCACCCTAAACTCAGGGCTTCAGAGATCAGGGGAGAGCGTCATCACCAGCAAGACTTCTAACACTCTCCCTCAAATCAGTTCACCTTTACACATAACAGTCAACTCAGCCCTCCACCCAATTTCTAGTAATTCTTACAACTCGGCATCCATCCAGGCTTCCTCCTCAGTTTCTCAGGCAACTACTACTGTTCCAGCCCCAGTCTACCCAAGGTCCTGTTTGCAGTCTGCTGCCCCAAGCTCTCAGTCCATTGCTGATGCTTTGAATAAACTTGATGCAGAGCTGCAAGGCCACATGCAAGCAGAAGAGAGGAGGAGAGACCAGGACGAAGAGAGGAAACGGAATGTAGAACGACAAGATGTGGAGACAAAGCCACACGGTGAGTCTGCCATCAAGAGTTTGGAACGTTTGCTGTCAGGTACTACAGCTGAGCCTCCACCTCCTCGTTTGTCTCCAGCCAATGCACTATCCTCAGTCTCGCCTCCTAGCCAGAATTCACCACCTTATCCTTGGTTGAGTCGAGGAGGAGTGCCCCCACGTCTTTCTGGAACTGCTCCAAACGTTACGGAACGGTCACAACCACCTCCTCTCACCCCCCAGACGGAATATGCCCGTGAGAAGCAAAGGCAGAGAGAGAAATGGAAGAGTGGAGCACCGTCTCAAAATCCCATTGGAAATCCGTCATACCCTTCAGAGTCAGGTCTCATCAGCCCCTCCGACAGCCACAGCCACACCATGCAATTGAAACCTGACCCATCCAAAGATGTCCCCATGTTGAAAACCTCTCATGATGCGGAGATTATAGACTCTATTCCCAACCCTCCACCCCTGCGAGAGCCACCCAAACTTTACCAGGCTTTCCCCAAGGATGTTCGCTCTTCATGCACGACTACAAGCAGCCTTCAAAAACATATGTCCAGTACAGGACTTGGTTGTCTGGGTAGCAGTGCTAGAAGCTGCAGTGGTGACTCTGATGGTGCCCAATTTGAGGAGGAAACTTCTGAACTCTTGCCTGATGGATTGGCTAACATTATGAAGATGCTGGATGAGTCCATCAAGAAAGAGGAGGAGTTGTATTCTGGTCAGAGTGGAGAACGGGCAGTACCAGAACCTCCATTTTCGACAAACGTGGCACCTGTGAAGAGTTATTTATGCGCACCAGACCTCATGCCTGCCCTAAAGCAATCTCCAGCTGAGGATTATCAGCCAGATGGCCATGCGAGCCCACCTGTGTTGAGTCGGCAAGGTTCACTGGCATCTCCTTGTAGCCGTACTTCTTCACttgaggaagaagaggaggtTCTTAAGGTCATTCCCAAGCCTGCTAATCCCATTAGCATGCAGTCTCAAGAAAGCAGTCTTGCCACAACAGGAACCAACTATCggcatagtgacctggccaagCTGTATGGCCTTCCAGAGATGGAGAAAAGCGAGTGTGAGGATGATGAAGAAGAAGTGGATCGGGAGGATGACACTCCATCCTGTTCACCACCACAGCGACCACACCTCCATCAAACAGGTGTTAACAGCATGTTTAAAAACCTTGCTTCTGTACTCGAGAGCCAGAAGTACACCTACCGAGGTGGACCCTTTGGTCGTCCTCCTCCCTCTGCTCTAATTGGAGTGAAGTACTCTTCATCTCTTTCTCTGGAGCCTGACATTTGCAGACAACAACAAAGCACTTCTCCCACATCGGGTTCATCCAATCACCCAGGTTTTAGCAGTCCAGCGCAAACCCCTGCCATTAGTAACTCAGGTCAGCCCCATCCCCTTTCACCTACAGATTGGGCATCGGAGAGGAACAGAGGGGATAAGATAAGCCAGTCAGATATTTTGGgcagtgatgatgatgatgaagaagagATTTCAGAAGAATCCACAGGAGAGAAGGATTCTGGAactgtgaaaaacttgttggaAACACGGCCAAAGCTGACCACCATCTCCGAGTCTTCACTAGCGGAGCTAGGTCATAGCTATGAGGTGAACAAACACATACTCCCTTATAAAGACCACTCAAAGACAGAGTCACAAGAGACATGCAAATCCGATAAAGAAAAGGACCGGCACAGAGACAGAGATCGAGAGAGGAAACACAAACGCAGTAGCAAGAAACATGAGGAcaggaaagagagaaagaaaaagcacAGAGAAAGGCACGATGATGCATCTCTTTCCTCGTCTTCATCTTCCAGCTCCAGTCGACGACACAGGGACGGAAAGTCACACAAGGAGAAAAAGAGCCGGCAGGTACTGGGTAACCTGGACCTTCAAGGTAAGGAGTTTAGGGAGAAGGAACAAGAACGTGACGGAGACAAGAAGAAAAGGAAAGAGGAATGTAGCCGACCCCAGAGTGAAGGAGAAGAGTGGGCACGGAGTAAAGACAAGGGAACCAGCTCTGGACGTTCCTCTGAACTCCCATCAGCTTCTTCAGCATTATGTTCTGACGATTTTCAGAAACTGAAAGCACTGACAGATGGGCCACCCAAAGAACTGAAGATACGCCTCATAAAGGTGGAAAGTGGGGACAGAGAGACATTTATTGCTTCAGAGGTAGAGGAGAGGAGGATTCCTCTGAAGGAAATCACCATAAAGAACACAGCTAGTGAAATTATCAGAGCCTGCAA GGGAGCTCGCGTGAAGGGGAAATTTAAGGAATCGTATCTCCTACCTGCCTTCTCAGTTAAACCAGTTTTGACCACAGAACTGCCCATCCCGCGAGAGAAACTCAACCCCCCCACACCTAGCATATAT TTGGAAAGTAAAAGAGATGCATTCTCTCCGGTCCTGCTGCAGTTCTGCACAGATTCAAAGAACCCTATTACTGTCATCCGGGGACTTGCAGGCTCCCTCAGATTAA ATCTTGGTCTGTTTTCCACTAAATCTTTGGTGGAGGCCAATGCGGAGCATGCAGTAGAGGTCCGGACCCAGGTCCAGCAGCCAGCTGATGAGAACTGGGATCCCAGCGGCACTGGCCAGACCTGGCCCTGCGAGAGCAGCAGGTCACATACAACAATTGCCAAGTATGCCCAGTACCAGGCCTCCAGCTTCCAAGAGAGCTTACAG GAGGAGAAGGGCAGTGATGACgaggatgatgatgaagatgagaAATCGGCCACCAACTCTGAGAATACAACCAGTAACTCTTCAGCTCCCAGCTTTAG ttcaGAGCAGAAAGCTGTGGGGAAGATAATCAAATTTGGAACCAACATTGACCTATCTGATCCCAAAAG ATGGAAGCCTCAGCTGCAGGAACTACAGAAGTTGCCGGCATTTATGCGTGTGTCCTCTAGTGGGAATATGCTGAGTCATGTAGGCCACACCATTTTGGGAATGAATACAGTACAACTCTACATGAAAGTCCCTGGCTGCCGCACACCAG GACACCAGGAGAACAATAACTTCTGTTCTGTAAACATCAATATTGGGCCTGGAGACTGTGAGTGGTTTGCTGTCCATGACAACTACTGGGAGGCCATCAGTGATTTCTgtgaaaa gcaTGGAGTTGACTACCTGACAGGATCATGGTGGCCGGTTTTGGATGACTTGTACCGCGCTAACATCCCTGTGTACCGGTTCATCCAAAGGCCAGGAGATCTGGTATGGATCAACGCAGGCACTGTGCACTGGGTTCAGGCCGTGGGCTGGTGCAACAACATTGCTTGGAATGTGGGACCTGTCAACT CTTATCAGTACCAGTTGGCTTTAGAGAGATTTGAGTGGAACGAAGTGAAGAAAGCCAAATCCATTGTTCCCATGATTCACGTATCCTGGAACGTGGCACGCAACGTCAAAATCACTGACCCAGACACTTACAAGATGATCAA ACACTGTCTCCTCCAGTCTATTAAGCACATTCAGATTCTGAGGGACCAGCTGGTCGCAGCAGGAAAGAAGATTTCCTACCAGAGCAGAGTGAAGGATGAGCCGGCCTACTACTGTAACGAGTGTGAT GTGGAGGTGTTTGACCTGCTGTTTGTAACCAGTGAGAATGGCAGTCGGAAGATGTACGTGGTGCACTGTGAGGACTGTGCACGACAACGCAACCCAAACCTCTCCAATGTAGTAGTGCTGGAGCAATACCGCATGGAGGAGCTCATGAACGTGTACGACTCTTTCAGCCTG GCTACCAGTTCCAGCTCCCGATGA